The Pantoea trifolii nucleotide sequence TGCTGGTTGCCACCCGACAGGCGACGCAGAATTTGCCCCGGTCCGGTGGTGCGTACATTCAGGTGCTGAATTACCTTTTCCGCCCAACGCCACGCCTGACGATGACCAAACAGGCTCCAGCGCGAGAAGCTATTATCTGCGCTGATGCTCAGGTTCATGCTCACCGGTTCATCGATGAAAATGCCCTCTTTGCGTCGCTCTTCCGGCACCAGCGCCATGCGGTTTTCTACTGAATCATGCGGTGAACGCGGTCGCCACGGCTTGCCGTGCAGTTCACCCTGCGTCACGCGGCTTTTGCTGGCACCAAACAGCGCTTTGCACAGCTCGGTTTTACCTGCGCCCGCCAGACCAGCAATGCCAAGGATTTCGCCTTTATGCAGACGCAGCGAAATATCCTGCAGTAACCGATCGTCGTGTAAGCCTTCCACCGACAGCAGCAGCGGCTGCGGCGTACGGGCGCGACGCGGCGGAAAGACATCGTCGAGCCGATGTCCCAGCATTTTCTCCACGATCTGCTCGCCGCTCAGCGCCGCCATCGGGCTGCTTTCGATCAGACGACCATCGCGTAGCACCGTTAAGCGGTCACAAATCGCTTTCAGTTCGTGAATGCGGTGCGAGATGAACACCACGCCAATGCCGCTGGATTGCAAGCGGCGCACCACGGTAAACAGGCGCTCGCTCTCATGCTGGTCGAGTGGCGCGGTGGGTTCATCCAGGATCAGGAAGCGGCAGTGATGGGAGAGGGCGCGCGCCAGCAGGATTTGCTGTTTCTCCGCCAGCGAGCAACGCTCCACTAAACGATTAACGTCAATGTTCACTTCCAACTGCGCCAGTAACGTACGCGCCTGGCGGCGAATCTCGCGCCAGTTATAGGCGTGACCTGGCTCCGCTAAACGATCGAGCAGAATGTTTTCTGCCACGCTGAGCTGTGGCACCAGCGCCACATCCACTTCCTGCTGCACCAGATGAATGCCGAGCTTTTTGGCATCGCGCGGTGAACGAATATTTACCGGCACATTATCCAGGAGAATCTCACCGCTGTAATGATCGTGTGCGCCAGCCAGCACCGCCATCAGCGTGGATTTTCCGGCGCCGTTAGCGCCGGTTAACGCGTGCACCGAGCCGCCTTCGGTCAGAAAATCCACCTGCGCTAACGCGGCGAAACCGCCAAAGGCGATGGAGATATTACGCATCTCCAGGCGGTTGATCGCACTCATTGAGCCGGGCCTTTAATTAATTGAGTTGGGGGCATTTTTTCCTGAACCATCACGCTGGGCAACGAACGAAAGGGCATAAGCTAGCACGGAATGTTATTAGCCATCCAGACATCTGGATATACCGATAGCTAAAACTGGCGGGCGAGTCAGCGCTGGTGAAATGCGCGGGTGGTAAGACAACTCTTAGAGGATTGTGCTGGCGATTGGCATGGCATTAAAAAGGCGGTCACCCTAAATGGCGACCCTACGACAGTTTTGTAGGGGCGCCATTTAGGGTGACCAAACAATCTTGACCCGCAGGCATAAAAAAACCAGGCCGCAGCCTGGTTGTCATCATCGCGTAAACTTTACGCTTTTTCTGGCACCACGCTGAGCAGCGCGGTCAGCAGTTTCCAGTACAGACCCACGCTTTCGATGTGAACCTGTTCATCCGGCGAATGCGGGCCGGTGATGGTTGGGCCAATCGAAACCATATCCATGTTCGGATACGGCTTCTTGAACAGACCGCACTCCAGACCGGCGTGAATCACCTGAATGTTGGGCGTTTTGCCAAACAGCGCTTCGTAGGTTTTACGCGTCAGCGCCATTACCGGTGAATCGGCATCAGGCTGCCAGCCCGGATAACCGCCTTTAGGTGCGCTTTTCGCCCCGGCCAGATCGGCCAGCGAGGTCAGCACTTCAACCACCCAATCTTTGCCGGTATCGATCAGTGAACGAATCAGGCAGATGATTTCGGCATTGCTCTGATCCATAGTCACCACGCCAACGTTGAGCGAGGTTTCCACCACGCCTTTCGCTACGTCGGAGTTACGGATTACGCCGTTTGGTGTGGCGTTGAGCAGGTTGAGGAAACGATCGCGGCTGTCAGCGTTCAGCGCCTGGCCTTGATGCGCCAGCGACTCAGCGACGACGGCGATGTTCTTCTCTTTCACGCCCAGTTCGTTCAGCAGCGTTGCCTGGAAATGGGCCGCAGCCGATTTCAGTTCGTCAACTTTATGGCTGTCGATCGCCAGCGTAGCGAAAGCTTCACGCGGGATGGCGTTACGCAGCGTACCGCCGGTGAATTCGATCAGACGCACATCGAGTTCACGCGCGTGCAGCGCCAGGAAGCGTGCCAGCAGTTTGTTGGCGTTGCCGAGACCATGATGAATGTCGGCACCGGAGTGACCGCCTTTCAGGCCTTTCAGCGTCAGCTTCAGGGTTTCATAGCCCGCAGGAATCGCTTCACGCGTCAGCGGCAAGGTGGTGATGAAGTCGATACCACCGGCGCAACCCATGTAGATCTCACCTTCCTCTTCCGAATCGGTGTTGATCAGAATGTCGGCCTGCAGCCAGTTCGGCTGTAAACCAAAGGCGCCATCCATACCCGATTCTTCGGTCATGGTCAGCAGCACTTCAATCGGGCCGTGGATCAGGCTGTTATCAGCCAGCACCGCCAGCGCAGACGCCATACCAATGCCGTTATCCGCGCCCAGCGTGGTGCCGCGCGCTTTCACCCATTCGCCATCAACGTACGGCTGAATCGGATCTTTGGTGAAGTCGTGCACCGTGTCATTGTTCTTCTGCGGCACCATATCAAGGTGCGCCTGCAGCGCCACCGGCGTGCGTTTTTCCATACCGGCGGTCGCGGGTTTACGAATCAGGATGTTGCCAACCTGATCGCGCTCAACCCAAAAACCTTGCTCTTTTGCCCAGCCGACAACGTATTCGGCCAGTGCTTCTTCGTGGTAAGAAGGGTGCGGAATGGAACAGATTTTGGCAAAAATATCCCACAGCGGTTGGGGTGAAAGTTGCGACAATTCAGACACCATGCATCTCCTGTGTCAGCGTGGCGGACAGACCGCACGCACGCGGGTTTCCAGTAAAAATCGTCGTCAGAGCATCTGACGTGATGGGCCTGAGAATATCACTGTTTCTCGCCGGGTGCGTAATCAGGCGCGCTAAAAACCTGCAACCAGTAAGACAGATGCTGGTTTTTGAGGCGTCAGATCCTTATAATCTCGCGCAACCTTTTCCCCCTTGCATATTTTTTAAGCCAAGTTTCTTGGCCGGGATTCCTTTATATGAGCGAAAAATACGTCGTAACCTGGGACATGTTGCAAATCCATGCCCGTAAACTGGCCCAGCGCCTGCTTCCTGTGGAACAGTGGAAAGGTATCATCGCGGTAAGCCGTGGTGGTCTGGTTCCGGCATCGCTGCTGGCGCGTGAACTCGGTATTCGCTATGTCGATACCGTGTGCATCTCCAGCTACG carries:
- a CDS encoding sugar ABC transporter ATP-binding protein, which produces MSAINRLEMRNISIAFGGFAALAQVDFLTEGGSVHALTGANGAGKSTLMAVLAGAHDHYSGEILLDNVPVNIRSPRDAKKLGIHLVQQEVDVALVPQLSVAENILLDRLAEPGHAYNWREIRRQARTLLAQLEVNIDVNRLVERCSLAEKQQILLARALSHHCRFLILDEPTAPLDQHESERLFTVVRRLQSSGIGVVFISHRIHELKAICDRLTVLRDGRLIESSPMAALSGEQIVEKMLGHRLDDVFPPRRARTPQPLLLSVEGLHDDRLLQDISLRLHKGEILGIAGLAGAGKTELCKALFGASKSRVTQGELHGKPWRPRSPHDSVENRMALVPEERRKEGIFIDEPVSMNLSISADNSFSRWSLFGHRQAWRWAEKVIQHLNVRTTGPGQILRRLSGGNQQKVAIGKWLRNNADVLIFDEPTKGVDIKAKTDLFTLIDGLAREGKGIIYASGEFSELVGLCDRICVLWDGRIVAEMEGTTATEEALLLYSTGGTPA
- the pepD gene encoding beta-Ala-His dipeptidase is translated as MSELSQLSPQPLWDIFAKICSIPHPSYHEEALAEYVVGWAKEQGFWVERDQVGNILIRKPATAGMEKRTPVALQAHLDMVPQKNNDTVHDFTKDPIQPYVDGEWVKARGTTLGADNGIGMASALAVLADNSLIHGPIEVLLTMTEESGMDGAFGLQPNWLQADILINTDSEEEGEIYMGCAGGIDFITTLPLTREAIPAGYETLKLTLKGLKGGHSGADIHHGLGNANKLLARFLALHARELDVRLIEFTGGTLRNAIPREAFATLAIDSHKVDELKSAAAHFQATLLNELGVKEKNIAVVAESLAHQGQALNADSRDRFLNLLNATPNGVIRNSDVAKGVVETSLNVGVVTMDQSNAEIICLIRSLIDTGKDWVVEVLTSLADLAGAKSAPKGGYPGWQPDADSPVMALTRKTYEALFGKTPNIQVIHAGLECGLFKKPYPNMDMVSIGPTITGPHSPDEQVHIESVGLYWKLLTALLSVVPEKA